The window tatcaatgttttttttttactttctagaagtcccggcaaccgtcttgcccgtccctccttttaatcatcattaggattctatttgatgttttactAACAGTTTTTATATATCGTATCAACTGCCACcactattcctaattaaaatctttttttctttttctaatttatttttttaattaataccgtatagtgtttttttaatatttttattttttatcttttgaatttcagttgaactctcttttattttttattctgaattttaattaatctcatattggtttcttatatggattcttctttcactattgcttatttttaattccgaatttcagttgaTTTTAAgttgtattcctactttaacttttcttttctttttgctaatttcaatttttttatttttattccgaatattaactaatctcatattgggttcttatatgtactcttctctcaatattctttatttttaattccgaatttcagctatttttaaattgtattcttacttggactctccttttattttataatttcggattttattttatttttattttgaatttgtattaatctcgtattgggttgttatatggaaacttctttcaatatagcttatttttaattccgaatttcagctatttttagattgtatttctacttaaactctccttttctttttttctttttctccgattaatgtgggaatttctagccccccacagcgaacgtggtgtctccttttaaagctgttttaataataaaatagataTATCAAAATAGCACTATTAATGCACTATCACACTAATAATAAAAAGAAGGACCGAACAGAGTCTGACTGGAATAGAATTAATTCATTAGATGTGATGTACATCCTTCATCCATACGATCTGTCCATGGGAAAAGTTGCACAAAGTGAGCTATCCATGTGGGTTTCTGTAGAGTACAACTGCATGCTTCGGGAATGGTGCATTCGATCAGGGCAAGGATGCCCAAGGGAAACATGAGGAGAACAGCGTACACAATGTCAATCAAGAGATCAAACAAACCATGGATGGAATCAGGGTAAAACAAATACAGTGCTTACATGTAGATTATATGAATACAGAATTGATCTAACTGGAAATTCTTTCCCTACTGCATGATTTTAATTTCAAGACTCTGCTCTCCAGTGAAAAGGTTCCTCACACAACATATCAGAAAATCAAGACTAGGCACAAAACCTGCGTAAGAAAATGGAATACTCTACAACATTAAACCAAGTTTTTCATGTGTAGATGACTGTGGGGGGCGTGGCAGAATTCTTGAAAAGTAAATTAGCAAACATGGTACAGAGGGGATGtggaaggaagagagaggacATAAGACTCCAAACAGCTCAGATGCATGCAGCTCTCTCAGTTGCAAGACTAGCTACAGCAGTTGCACGAATGGTTGGTAATTGCCAATCTGAGTCTACCAATGCAAACAACACTATCATGACTGCCATAGGGAAAGATGAACATAGAAAAATGCATGTTGCAATTGCATCTGCCGCAGCACTGGTGGCAGCCTCATGCTCTGAGGCTGCAAAGTTAACTGGAGCTAGCAGAGAACAGATTTCGACAGTCATTCACATGGGCATGGAAACTAGGTCGCTAGGGGATTTGCTCATGCTGACTACCAGCGCGGCGACCTGTAAGACCAAGAATAGAACCAGCTCATATTTCTCTATATATTGTATACTAAGTTACTTGCATGAAACTTGGTTCTTTTGCTGCAGGCTTAAAAGGAGCTAATGCCTTTAAGATGCGGAACAGGGCAATAAGCAATTATGCCTTTGAGAATCTCATGAGTAACCAGAAAGATGTCCGACTTCCTATTCGAACACCTGATGGTATAATGCCCAATTAACTCATCAATGACATGCCACATTCAATTAGATTACTTCATTTTCCAGGGATACAAGATGaatgcgaaaaaaaaaacactttcatTTGTGTATTCATGCAGGGAAGATCCATATCAGGATGGTTTCTGTGCACTGCAAGCATGACAAGATAATATTGAACTTAGGAAAGGAGCATAGTTTGAGAACCAGTAAAGAATGTGAGCCTCATTTTACTATCCTCTTTCTTAAGTGCAGGACCATTCACCATAGGCAGTGCAAATCTGAGGTCTTACCTTTGCTTTTAATATGTAGCTGTGCTAAATTGATTTATCCAATTGTTTAATCACCCACTTTCTTCCAGACATAATTTTTGATGAACATGGTGGGACAACAGACTTCAGCTACCCAACAGATGAACATAGCTACCATGCAATAAACCTCGCAACATCTGGTGGAAACATACAGTTATTATTTGAAGAACATGAACAATACAGCGCTTGGAAGTCATTCATCAGATACCTGATAATCAACAAGAGATCAAGGCTATCCTACTGATACATGATGTACGAAAATTCGACAATCAGTAGGGACTCATGCTCTACATTCCTTACAAACCCACACATTTCTTACGTGAACAATACCAATGATCAACATCATGTTATGGGAAGCACCATTTGTGTGGTGGTGGAACACATGACTCCATCCACAAATATGATTGTGTGTATCCTTAGTTGGTGCAGATCCCGGAAGTTATACTTCCTTTgtccaaataaataaataataataatgtaataGAACTTAGTAATAGTTATTCCACCAAAATGCAGTTTATTACTAAGATGTTTGGTTGAATGATGAGATCCATCCCCTGAATTATCATCTCAACGTATTTATGTATATTTTAAGATCACAGCTAGCTGGCAAAATTCAACTCAGTAAACCTGAACTGAGATGATcagacgggttccaaggccctACCCCTGCCATTCTCACATATTCCATTAGCATTAACATCACAGCAGTCTTTTTACACATTTGACAGGACAATTTTGGTGTGTTTCCAACTTCAGAACTAAAAAAggcatgaattatttttgaaaggaAGAGTTTCTGTATTTATTTGAAACATAAgtatatttttgaaataagtatGTCTGATTTCTATACTTTTTAGTGGAAGCAATAGATAAAACAATTGCATTCGCTGTAAACCACCAACCCATGAGCAAAATCGTAAGAAAAACAAGCAATTCTACAAGCAGAATAACATCACAAGACCGACATTAAGAAGGCAatagcacaaaaaaaaatcctacttACATTTTAATCAACGTTGTAAGCTGAACTTGCCTAAACAAATATAATGCCGTGCTCCTTAATGGTGTCGATGACGATGCCAAGCTTCCCCTCGATCCTCTCGTTCTTCTTGGGCTCGTAGGACatggcgaagacgtcggcgtccATGGACCTCTCGGCGATGAGGCGGCCGATGGTCCTGCAGGCGTTGTCGTCGACGAGGGAGGGCAGCGTGGTCCTGAGGTCCTTGGCGTTGGTGCTGGCGACGGAGATGACCTTGCTGGTGCCCCTGTGCACGACCTTGGCGTGGACGAAGCGCTTGGAGAAGAAGACGTTGAGCAGGAACGGCCGCATGTACATGTCCGTGCGCTGCTTCCACGACTTGCGGTTGggcctctcctccgcctccttccGCGACCGCCGCGTCCACGCCGCGCGCACCACCAGGGACGCGCGGTTGctgggcacgggcggcggcgagagcgcgAGGTGGGCGATGGAGGCGGAccacgagagcggcggcgacggccggagAGAGGGCGGAGGTGCGCGGCGCGGGGGgagagtggcggcggtggggtacgcggcggcggcggccatgggagCGTGGGGGTTTAGACGAGGTCGCCTTATCCTGTACTTACACCAATTCTTTTAAGAGTAAATGGCATATAGGGCCACTTCTTTTTACCAATGTGGTAAGAGTAAAAGACTAGGAAGTAGGAACAGCCGAGCAGCCCAACACTTTAAATTTGAACCCAAAAAGATTACATATAAGTTTTACTTTGGGCAATTTGCTTCTTCCCTATCTTTCCCTCTCTTCCTTGCTCTCTGTCTTCTTGAGCTTGTTGGGTTGGTGTGAAAGCTCAAACAGACAGTAACATAGAGCCTATGGAGTACCGCCCTCCGTCGCACTGCTCGCATCTCGTCAATTTGCTCCTACACCACATAGTCCCCAAGCTAGAGCAGCTCTGCGCTTGCGTCGATTGGAGGCGGCCATCTCTACGGTTTATGGTCGACGATGAGCAGGCCTAGGTCCATCCTTCGTTCATTATAGGTTAATAGCATTAGGAGGGACATAGCTTGCTCACGAGCTCATTAGTGGTGATGAGTGTGGAAGCGTAAGCGTGGATCTGGAAGAAGTGAGTTTCAGTACGTTTGAGGACATGGAGAGGAGCTCATCAAGTGGCTAATGTATCAATTAGTTCCAATTTGCAATAAATTGTAAGTCCATCCGGTTCAAAGTGAAaatatgagatgagatgagatctaGTTCATTATACAACTTTGGTAAAGAAATCATGTCCAAATTACAATTAACTCTTTTTTTAATTGCAGAAAAAGCA of the Oryza sativa Japonica Group chromosome 2, ASM3414082v1 genome contains:
- the LOC4330370 gene encoding uncharacterized protein yields the protein MAAAAAYPTAATLPPRRAPPPSLRPSPPLSWSASIAHLALSPPPVPSNRASLVVRAAWTRRSRKEAEERPNRKSWKQRTDMYMRPFLLNVFFSKRFVHAKVVHRGTSKVISVASTNAKDLRTTLPSLVDDNACRTIGRLIAERSMDADVFAMSYEPKKNERIEGKLGIVIDTIKEHGIIFV